From a single Lolium rigidum isolate FL_2022 chromosome 7, APGP_CSIRO_Lrig_0.1, whole genome shotgun sequence genomic region:
- the LOC124676405 gene encoding protein IQ-DOMAIN 22-like, whose protein sequence is MGWASRWLRGLLGGGGGKKGASAEPKPEREKKRWGFGKSFREKDPVRPPTPPAQRAATPRRAYASSDDGADEQNKRAIAVAAATAAVAEAAVAAAQAAAAVVRLTSSGRCVPAGAKHEEWAAVRIQAAFRGYLARRALKALRGLVKLQALVRGNIVRRQAAETLRCMQALVSVQSRARASRVSRSRQAAAHPGATTPEKYEQGAYDGAPRHGRSGSLKGGSSRTPGSDRLGRERSESCGRNWLDRWVEERYMDDEKNAKILEVDPGKPGRHHASKRRSSGSHLQQSSCSTRTSEQNSRSYATMPDSPSRDSTTAQQSVPSPASVGMAGEALSPLRMPVDLAELYDSPQFFSATSRPGSSKRASVFTPTKSECARSLFGGYSDYPNYMANTESFRAKARSQSAPKQRPALYEKSGSLRKASAHAFAPGPAAASLHAKFTNKAYPGSGRLDRLGMPVKY, encoded by the exons ATGGGGTGGGCTTCGAGGTGGCTTCGCggcctgctcggcggcggcggcggcaagaagGGAGCCTCCGCCGAGCCCAAgccggagagggagaagaagcgcTGGGGGTTCGGGAAGTCCTTCCGGGAGAAGGACCCCGTGCGGCCACCGACGCCGCCGGCGCAGCGGGCGGCGACGCCGCGCCGTGCGTACGCGTCGTCGGACGATGGCGCCGACGAGCAGAACAAGCGGGCGATTGCGGTGGCTGCGGCGACGGCGGCTGTGGCCGAGGCCGCCGTTGCTGCGGCCCAGGCGGCTGCCGCCGTGGTGCGTCTGACTAGCAGCGGGCGGTGCGTGCCAGCTGGGGCGAAGCATGAGGAGTGGGCGGCCGTGCGGATCCAGGCCGCTTTTCGTGGCTACCTG GCGAGGCGCGCACTCAAGGCGCTGCGCGGGCTGGTGAAGCTGCAGGCGCTCGTCCGCGGCAACATCGTGCGGCGGCAGGCCGCCGAGACGCTCCGGTGCATGCAGGCGCTCGTCAGCGTGCAGTCCCGCGCGCGCGCCAGCCGCGTCAGCCGCTCTCGCCAGGCCGCGGCGCACCCG GGGGCGACGACGCCGGAGAAGTACGAGCAGGGGGCGTACGATGGCGCGCCCAGGCACGGCCGTTCCGGCTCTCTGAAG GGTGGCTCGTCGAGGACGCCGGGCAGCGACAGGCTGGGGAGGGAGAGATCGGAGTCCTGCGGGAGGAACTGGCTGGACCGGTGGGTGGAGGAGAGGTACATGGACGACGAGAAGAACGCCAAGATTCTGGAGGTGGACCCGGGCAAGCCGGGCCGGCACCACGCCTCCAAGAGGCGGAGCAGCGGCAGCCACCTGCAGCAGTCGTCATGCTCGACCAGGACCTCGGAGCAGAACAGCCGGAGCTACGCGACCATGCCGGACTCGCCGTCGAGGGATTCCACCACGGCGCAGCAGTCCGTGCCGAGCCCGGCGTCGGTGGGCATGGCGGGCGAGGCGCTCAGCCCTCTGCGCATGCCCGTGGACCTCGCCGAGCTCTACGACAGCCCGCAGTTCTTCTCGGCGACGTCGCGGCCGGGGAGCTCGAAGCGGGCCAGCGTCTTCACGCCGACCAAGAGCGAGTGCGCGCGCAGCCTCTTCGGCGGCTACTCCGACTACCCCAACTACATGGCCAACACGGAGTCGTTCCGCGCCAAGGCCAGGTCGCAGAGCGCGCCGAAGCAGAGGCCGGCGCTGTACGAGAAGTCCGGCTCGCTCCGGAAGGCGTCGGCGCACGCGTTCGCgccggggccggcggcggcgtccctgcatGCCAAGTTCACCAATAAGGCGTACCCTGGCTCCGGCAGGCTGGACCGGCTTGGCATGCCTGTCAAGTACTGA